DNA from Daucus carota subsp. sativus chromosome 1, DH1 v3.0, whole genome shotgun sequence:
AtaaccacatttattaatatatggtttggaAATGGTTTTGGTTCATTTATCGAAACCAAATCTATTTTATgataatcaaaatcaaaccaaTCACATTTTACCACGTCTAATTGGAATGATAAATAAAaaggataaaaataaaaaattgttgaTAAATGTGTATTGGAAAAAGAGAAACTCaactattattttcaaaaaaaaaagaaaagaactcaattattttaggataaatttttttctcaaaactaTCATATAATCTGGGATGAGAAGTAAAACATCTGCACACACATTTTATAACTTCCTACGATAAAAATGAATACTAAAATCTCTAAGTTTTGATTTCACGAAAATCCGCTTGACTGATTCATATAGTCCGATAACATAAGTTTTCTGTCCCACCAGTTCTTTGAAATATAGGGAAAAAACTttctttgaaatataaaaagcCAAAATTCCCACGTCTTTGACTCTGAAAACTTTTTtgtgtttataatataatttttccaATATTGCCTTTTTATGAGAAAAAGTTTTTCATCAGAGAACAATGTGAACAGTGACCTTATTCCTCCAGcagaatatgaaaaaaaaaaaaaaaatgccgaTTAGGAAAATTTATGTTGGCGCTTGTGTCTAATTTCACCCAAAATAAAATAtcgatttttctaaaaatacggGAAAGAATTAACGAAGAATGTGTATGAAGACATGGCATGTAGCACACGCAACAAAAGAGTGGCTCGTAGTCTTCCACTTCCCCATTTCGAGTTTTGTGATTACCAGCGCACAATACGTTGAATCCTAATTTAAACTCGACTACTGAATCATTTCCAGGAAACTTACCCAATAATTGGCCAGTGAGGAAGACCTGCTCAAAGTGCAAGAATGATGGTGATTTTACCTTTTATGTCAACGTCAGGCCGTGTTGTtagaagaaaatatttatactgttggtgctttataattttatactaaGACGTAATAATTAAGTTATAAAAAAGACATGCTTCTACgttttatttttcagttttttatctgaaaataaaaatatagatgttaaatttttatttaaaatgaattgaaaaataatatgttgaaatatttttttttacacctcaaattaagttaaaaagtcaaaaagacTCGGGAAAGAGGGAATATTGCACAaacattttatatgttttttctgaacaaaagttttagttatttttcttTAAACAAATGTTGTAGAATTGGTTAAAAACAAAACTTGCATTACagtgctattttttttttttatattatactaaTGGTTCGTCCGGTCTTCAAATTTAATAAgcattatatttcttttatgtATCTACATTGTACTTACAAGAatcatatttttgtaattacatatttgttatattttattatactaATATAATTCTAGTTGGAAAAAAGAATTGTAATTATTTCAcgaatattttgttttttataaaatactaatttttaggTTTGTGAAAATAATTCTATTCCTTTTACGGTCGGCCAACTCCAACTAGAGATCCAAATTTCGATCACCAAATGATTCAAATTTAGGACGAGATCCAAATCCTATTCCAACTTTGTGATCAAATATAGATCCAAATTCCATCCTCATTATATTCATatactttgattttaaatattttagaaaatgattaactaatttcatcattaattataataatacaattaacGACTAGACAacgataaatattataaaatgattcgaaaaaattgaaatggtacataaaaataaattaaaagtattaaaatattatattaaaatactaattctcagaattagtatatttttccCACAAATGTCCAATTAGTACATTTCGAAATTCAAGATGGAcaatatttatctttgatttttctGCAGTGATTGATAAAtggttgaaattttaatttataattaatcgttgttttaattatattcaaatcttaattaatctatctgtaataacattaacaaaatcatcaaataataaaagtaataatattttaatgttaaaagaTTTGGATCAGTAAATAGtattgatccaaatttggaccagtactattcactgatccaaatttggatcaattGGTTTGGGGTAGAACTGCcctaaatttggatttttggatcacggTTGGAGATGTCCTAATAGCAGCTGAAAATaggaattatttttcttttatgattcttatttttaaatactaattATATTGTACTCAaaactttaatttatttaagtatattaatttcataaaaacaaaagaagaaaaaggaatctttcaaattttattttctaagtTTTGATTCTATCAAATACACTAATTGGACAAATGAATCACAACAATAATGTACGTTTAAActtgttaaataaaaatactttattattaaccAATCTTTTGAACTGTAACAAATATATTCCTAAGGTTTTTGAATCAATAAGTCTTTTGTGTTTATAACACTTTTGTGTTTTccttaaatatttataagatatttcatttataaaaaatagtttttcAGGCATATTTGGaataagaattttgtttctcttagaaaatataaaaaatataaaaaattacccAATAATGTTCACACTTCAAAAATGTGTGTGTGATTCTCCGATGGAGTACTTTGTCTCAGTGTATctgatttttgttaaaattaatatgacaagaattaaagaaaatgtGCAGGAAGACATGGCCTGTAAGTTTGTAACACACGTAACAAAAAGTTGCTCAAGTCACCCAATAATTTTGAGTTTTGTGATCACCGATTCGCAATGTGTTGAATCCTGCTTTCAACTTTATCCAGTTACTCaattattttttcaagaaaCGTGCCCAATATTCGGCCAGCTACGAGACTTGCTCAAAGTCTAACAATATTAATGATATTATCACCTTTGATGTCAACTATAGTtcttaaaaaacatattattaaacATTTTTCTAATAGCAGGACATATAGCCTTTTCTTTGTTAAGCAGCAAATActcttcttatatatataaaggagacattttatattaaaaaaagacgTTATTTACTGGTGAGAATTAAACTAGTTATGACACCGGACAAGTATATTTAAAATAGGGCGGAAACTTTCATGATATGATATGTAGAAAAGAAAGGCATAAATGAAATAGAGAattcttttaattatattttacaagaaaTCTATTGTTAAAATATTTGCCTAGTCGTTCATGGTACATGCTGTTTTCACCGGACATCTTGAAATCTATATTAACAATACGGTTTTTAACTGAGAAACACGTATTTCTGGCATGCACAATGTTTTCTAGATAGATTTGTGAtgactttttaaaaattcatgGATCAAAATATTTCACACAATATATGAACTATaatacttagcaaaaaaaatatatgaactaTAATATCTGTCATCGTAtgatatacaattttaaatggATTTATAATTAAGTTAAAATTCTGGACATGATTGAAGTCATGGGACAGTCTAATAAATTAGCGTGTGCAGTGTAAAGAAAAAGTGATACtccctccctccgtcccaaattagatgagtttGTTGATTTCGGACATGCATTTTaaagttcattgaccgcatagttacattacttgtttttgaaattttatttttataaataaatatttaaatatgaaatttttatttacaaaaaaaaaattaaaaaaataaatttcaaaataatacgatcaatgcatcttaagttacgtgaccaaagtcaactagctcatcagatggagggagtagtttgGTTTTGCAAGAAACTGTTGCTTGACCTAGCAAAGTAAAACACAAACAAACTGTTGCATGACCTTTTCAAAACTCAAAGATTTATGCAATATTCAATGTCGAAGCTGTCAACGGTCTCCCATTTGTGTATTATTAGTACCACTAGGGCTGaatgaagcctataaataccatGCAATCTTCATTATTCTATCCATATCCAACACTATCAACATTCAATACCATCAAATTCTTTACAAAGTACACAACCAATATCCAAGATTATGAAGATAGCTGCAATTACTACTTGTTTTCCTTACATTCTACTTTTCTTGTCATTTTCATCAACATTTACATCAGCTCAAGATCCTACACACAACTTCCTTCAGTGCCTTAATCATCACTCTCATGACATCTCCGAATCCGTCTACACCCGAAAGAACACTAATTTCTCCGAAACACTGCTCTACTCCATTAATAATTTGCGTTTTGCAAAGCCTGATACGCCCAAACCTCTGGTCATTATCAGGGCAGTGAGTGAATCCCAGATCCAATCCGTGATTTACTGCTCCAAGAAGCATCATTTGGACATGAGAATTCGGAGCGGTGGCCACAGTTTCGAGGGTCTTTCTTATGTGTCCCCACTCCCATTCGTCATACTTGATCTCGTCAACTTCAAATCATTCAGTGCCGATACTAAAACCAACACTGCATGGATTGGCTCCGGTCTCACCAACGGGGAGCTTTATTACAAGATTGGCGAGACGAGTGGCACACTTGGATTTCCATCTGGTTTATTTGCAAATGTGGGTGTTGGAGGCATTCTAAGCGGAGGGGGTTACGGCATGATGATGCGAAAGCACGGCCTGGCTGCTGACCACGTGATCGATGCTCGCCTCATCGACTCAAACGGAAGAATTCTCGATAGAAAAGCCATGGGAGAAGATTGGTTCTGGGCTATTAGAGGAGGTGGTGGTGGAAGCTTTGGAGTTGTTATTTCCTGGAAAGTTAGATTACTTCCTGTGCCTAAGAAGGTGACCGTTTACAAAGTCTACAGAACAATTGAACAAAATCTCACTAGCATTTTTCATCGCTACCAATCTGTTGTACCCAAGTTCCCGAAAGAGCTTATGATCAAGGCCGATGGACAGAGCATTGTGAGCAATTTGAGTCGTCGAGCGGATAAGAGAACAATGCAATTCTTATTCGAGGCCTTATACCTAGGCAGCGCGGATAAGATGCTCTCCGTGATGCAAGGCCAGTTCCCTGAGCTTGGCGTGGTACGGGAGGACTGTTTTGAAGTCAGCTGGCTCCAGGCCATGGTGTACTTTTCAGGTTTCGACTTGTTTACGCCTCCTGAAATATTGCTCAACCTCACTGTTTTGCCTCGGCCTGCTTTCAAATCAAATAATGACTACACTGAAGTGCCTATTCCGGTACAAGGGCTAGAAGGTCTGTGGGATCTCATGTACAAACTTCCTCCAACAAAAGCAACTTTACAGTTTACACCTTATGGAGGAAGAATGGATGAAATTTCGGAATCTGCACTTCCGTTCCCTTATAGAGCTGGAACCTTGCTAAAGTTCAACAGGTTCGCAGAAACGGATACAGATGAAGCTGAACGCATGGAATGGATCAAGACCTTAGCAAAATATTTGACTCCTTATGTTACAAAGAATCCGAGAAGTGCATATGTTAATTATGTGGACTTGACTATGGGGAGTAATAATCTCAAAGGTGCCACAAGCTACCAGCAGGCGAGTAGATGGGGGAAACGATACTTCAAGAATAATTTTGACAGATTGGTTAAAATCAAATCGGCTGTGGATCCTGATAACTTCTTCAGACATGAACAAAGTATTCCTCCCATCTCGATTTGAAAATATAAGAACTAGCTTGTTAGAATCAACCACAACATGTATGTATTATCTCATTTATTCATTTTTCTGGAGCTCTCATTAATAGAGACAGTGATATGACTATAGCGAAATGTTGACATCCTACACTGTGGTAACCGgtaattgttttaatttgaaataataagaGATATCATATCTTCATTCCTCTGTATCATATCTCTGATACTGATGTAaatgttttaatttatactaatttttgaatttttttaattaaattctaaATAGAATCTTAATTCACAGTTACTTTTTTATTTCAGAATATATCATGTCATCaaataaatgatttaaaataagatatacatttgaaacaaattttattaCTCGTCTAATCTCATAAACTACCaagaaagtttaaaataattacatacTAATAAGAGAGTAATTTGATTTTGCAAAGATACCGATCAAATAATATAGGTGGAAACCCCCTGATGAGGGATGTCTTAAAGTTAATGTGGATGCCTCGGTGCACCCTGGAGCTTCTTCTTTTACAATTGGTATGTGTTGGAGCCAAAGTTCTGCCGGATGCCGAAGCCTGAAAGTGACCTGAAATATAGAAGAATGCGAGGGATTgtccccccgattcacctccggcgtgagaataagtTAGTGGCTCTAGGAAGGGGTTTATGGAACTGCAAGCGTAAGTGTGTATGTATGAGAGTGTATGTGAATGTGTTTTACCCCTGGTTTACCTCCTTTATATAGGGGGACGAGGATCCCTGTTGTGTAACGTCCCCGCCCGATGCGGGAGGGAAGTGATGGCGAGTTAATGAGGCGGGATCTCCGCCCTTCGACCGTTGTGGACTAGGAGCGTTGATGGATGTTCAAATAATGGGCTGGGCCTTTCTTGGGCCTTGGCGTATTGGGCCGAGGCTCATACTCCAACATGTCCCCAGGCTTCGGTCGGGTTGTAAACGCGGCCGAAGTCTGAGTTTGCTTCGACTGACCGACCGGAGGAGGCGTTAGGCTGGGAGATCGACAGGTGCTTCGGTGTGATTTCAAAGTGTCTGACCCGAATGGTGCAAGGGGTCGTGTGAGTGGGTTTTGCCTTGATGACGTTACCTCGAGATTCGTGTTGGATCTGGGCCGTGCATTCCAAAGGGTGCCATAAATGAGGCGCGccttttcataattttgtttataaatacaaatcattACTCGGTTTCTTTTCATAGTTCCAACATCTCTTCATTTTCCTTGCAACTCCCCGCTCTCTCAAACTCTTACTCTCCCAGCAACCGGCGGCAGTCCCAGTTCCGGCGTATCTCCACCACCTCTTTCCGTTCTTTCTCCAACAAGTAAGTTCCTCTTCCTTCCTCGTTGATTTCTTTTACTGTCTTTGTAGAATGCTGCTAGATATCGTCGATTCTTTGTATTGTATTTTCCGGTGAAAGTTTTTCGCCGGTTCGTAAATATTTGTCGATCGCCGGTGGTTTTCTTTTGCTGTTTTGTTCATATTGTAATGCTATCTTGTTGAGTTGTCGTAGATTAGAATTGTGGTTGGGGTATTCTGGCGGTTCTCGAGTTTTCAACTCGGGCATTGCCGTTGTCTTTTCCCCCCGCTTGTTGCTTTCTTTGCGTGTTGTCTTGTCGCTTGGGTTGGTTTTCTAGGGTTAGGTTTTGTCTAAGCCCCGTCGGCCCGACCCGATTCGGCCCTCTGTACTCGGGCTCGCCTCTTTTTcatttcttctttctttccgaGTACATGGCTTATGTTTGCCTTCTCTCGTTTGCAGGCAAATGGATCGGTCGGGTGACGTTGTGGGGACCTCTTACTCGGCTGCGGACCACTTCAGCGATGCGCTGAAGTTTCCAATGGCCAACTTTCCTTCCCTACTGACCGAAGCGGATCTGAAGACGTTTCGGATAAAATATCAGATTCATCGGTCGTGGGATATTTACCCGGCCATAGCGAACGACTGCATATACCAAACTCCTGAGTCGGAGGACGGTCATAAGTGCGTGGGCATCTCCGAGAATGCCTTCAAGTGCGGCTTTCGGCTTCCGATGCTTCCCCTGCTGAAGAAACTCCTGAAGCAGAC
Protein-coding regions in this window:
- the LOC135148400 gene encoding tetrahydroberberine oxidase-like, whose product is MKIAAITTCFPYILLFLSFSSTFTSAQDPTHNFLQCLNHHSHDISESVYTRKNTNFSETLLYSINNLRFAKPDTPKPLVIIRAVSESQIQSVIYCSKKHHLDMRIRSGGHSFEGLSYVSPLPFVILDLVNFKSFSADTKTNTAWIGSGLTNGELYYKIGETSGTLGFPSGLFANVGVGGILSGGGYGMMMRKHGLAADHVIDARLIDSNGRILDRKAMGEDWFWAIRGGGGGSFGVVISWKVRLLPVPKKVTVYKVYRTIEQNLTSIFHRYQSVVPKFPKELMIKADGQSIVSNLSRRADKRTMQFLFEALYLGSADKMLSVMQGQFPELGVVREDCFEVSWLQAMVYFSGFDLFTPPEILLNLTVLPRPAFKSNNDYTEVPIPVQGLEGLWDLMYKLPPTKATLQFTPYGGRMDEISESALPFPYRAGTLLKFNRFAETDTDEAERMEWIKTLAKYLTPYVTKNPRSAYVNYVDLTMGSNNLKGATSYQQASRWGKRYFKNNFDRLVKIKSAVDPDNFFRHEQSIPPISI